The following are encoded together in the Deltaproteobacteria bacterium genome:
- a CDS encoding AMP-binding protein: MRDMTIPKLFKLNVARYGNRVALREKDLGIWQRISWNAYWNHVRDFALGLKELGIEQNQDKVSILGDNCPEWLYADLAAQSSRAFAVGVYPTNVAQQVKYVLDNSESSFVVCKDQEQVDKVLEIKDDLPRLKRIIVIDMKGLRRYTDPMIISFEDVEGLGRTRHEADPDEFDSMVEATRPDDVAIMVYTSGTTGVPKGAMITHRNMLSMIEGLSSVLKFDETDSFVSALPLCHIAERSFSMIYPMFAGCTVNFAESVQTLQEDLRDISPTAFLTVPRIWEKMHTSIHIRIKDAVFLKRWVFNAIMPIGRKTAEIQLQGRTLPLHWKLLNGFAHLMLFRSLKNQLGLLNGRIFVSGAAPLSDELLRFYHGIGVPIRECFGMTECAGVCVIPDSKEIRVGRVGKPIPGIELKLAGDGEILLRGDQVFKGYYRQPELTDEAFSEGCWLNTGDVGRIAEDGQLEIVDRKKDLIINAYGKNIAPSEIENKLKFSPYINEAIIVGDGRKYLSALIQLELENVSDWARERGIPYTTYKSLAENPDVYKLLQSEVDRVNEQLARVEQVRKFKILTKELDQDDDEVTATMKVRRSTIEKKFKKLIDELY, from the coding sequence GTGCGGGATATGACCATACCCAAGCTCTTCAAACTCAACGTGGCCCGTTACGGAAACCGCGTGGCCTTGCGCGAGAAGGATCTCGGTATCTGGCAGCGGATATCCTGGAACGCCTACTGGAATCATGTGCGCGATTTTGCCCTGGGGCTGAAGGAGTTGGGGATCGAGCAAAACCAGGACAAGGTATCCATACTCGGGGACAATTGTCCGGAATGGCTCTACGCGGACCTGGCCGCTCAATCATCGAGGGCCTTCGCCGTGGGCGTTTATCCCACCAACGTGGCCCAGCAGGTCAAATACGTGCTGGACAACTCCGAATCGAGTTTCGTGGTTTGCAAGGACCAGGAACAAGTAGACAAGGTGCTGGAAATTAAAGACGATCTCCCCCGGCTCAAGCGAATCATTGTTATCGATATGAAGGGCCTCCGAAGATACACGGATCCCATGATCATCAGCTTTGAGGACGTCGAGGGCCTCGGTCGGACCCGGCACGAAGCCGATCCCGACGAATTCGATTCCATGGTCGAGGCCACCCGTCCGGACGACGTCGCCATCATGGTCTACACATCGGGCACCACGGGCGTACCCAAAGGCGCCATGATCACTCACCGTAACATGCTCTCCATGATCGAGGGCCTTTCTTCCGTATTGAAGTTCGATGAAACCGACAGTTTTGTTTCCGCCCTGCCTCTCTGCCATATTGCCGAGCGCAGCTTTTCCATGATCTACCCCATGTTCGCGGGATGCACGGTGAATTTCGCCGAAAGCGTGCAAACCCTCCAGGAGGACCTCCGGGACATCTCGCCCACCGCCTTTCTCACGGTTCCCCGAATCTGGGAAAAAATGCATACGAGTATTCATATCAGAATTAAAGACGCCGTGTTCCTGAAGCGTTGGGTATTCAACGCCATCATGCCCATTGGAAGAAAAACGGCGGAGATACAATTGCAGGGCCGGACCCTCCCGCTGCACTGGAAGCTGCTCAACGGCTTCGCGCATCTGATGCTGTTCCGATCTCTTAAGAATCAACTCGGTCTTTTAAACGGCCGGATTTTTGTCAGCGGGGCCGCCCCGCTCTCGGACGAGCTTCTCCGCTTCTACCATGGAATCGGTGTGCCCATAAGGGAATGCTTCGGCATGACCGAGTGCGCGGGTGTCTGCGTGATACCGGACTCCAAGGAGATACGGGTCGGCCGAGTGGGAAAACCCATTCCGGGAATCGAACTCAAATTGGCCGGGGACGGAGAGATCCTGTTGCGGGGAGACCAGGTGTTTAAGGGCTACTATCGCCAGCCCGAACTCACGGACGAGGCATTTTCAGAAGGCTGTTGGCTCAATACCGGTGATGTGGGGCGCATAGCCGAAGACGGTCAACTCGAGATCGTGGATCGCAAAAAAGACTTGATTATCAACGCGTACGGAAAGAATATCGCTCCTTCCGAAATCGAAAACAAACTCAAGTTCAGTCCCTATATCAACGAGGCGATCATAGTGGGAGACGGACGAAAATACCTGTCCGCGCTGATCCAGCTCGAGCTGGAAAACGTGTCAGACTGGGCCCGGGAACGTGGAATCCCCTATACTACGTACAAGAGTCTGGCGGAGAACCCTGACGTGTATAAACTCCTTCAGTCGGAAGTGGATCGGGTCAACGAGCAGTTGGCGCGAGTCGAACAGGTGCGGAAATTCAAGATCCTGACCAAGGAGTTGGACCAGGATGACGATGAAGTCACCGCCACCATGAAGGTGCGGCGGAGCACCATCGAGAAGAAATTCAAGAAACTGATTGATGAACTGTATTGA
- a CDS encoding ABC transporter ATP-binding protein, with product MAQLEIRDVSLNFGGIVALQEVNLEVAEGAVHAIIGPNGAGKTSCFNVISGVYRPSRGEVVFEGKRLTGLKPHRVAARGVARTFQNIELFKNMTVIENLLLGRHVLMRTGVVAGALFFGGALRDEVEHRLRIEEIIDFLEIEKVRKKPVGALPYGIQKRVELGRALAMKPRILLLDEPVAGMNVEETEDIARFILDIRDELGVTILMVEHDMGVVMDIADRVTVLDFGVKIAEGTPDEVQADPAVIEAYLGKEDELWG from the coding sequence ATGGCTCAACTCGAGATCAGAGACGTAAGCCTCAACTTCGGCGGCATTGTGGCCTTGCAGGAAGTCAACCTCGAGGTGGCCGAGGGAGCCGTTCACGCCATCATCGGTCCCAACGGTGCGGGCAAGACCTCCTGCTTTAACGTCATCAGCGGCGTCTACCGCCCTTCTCGGGGCGAGGTCGTGTTCGAAGGAAAACGGCTTACCGGACTGAAGCCGCACCGGGTGGCCGCCCGGGGAGTGGCCCGCACGTTTCAAAACATCGAGCTGTTCAAGAACATGACTGTGATCGAGAACCTGCTTTTGGGGCGTCACGTGCTTATGCGCACCGGGGTGGTGGCCGGGGCCTTGTTTTTCGGAGGGGCATTGCGTGATGAGGTCGAGCATCGCTTGCGCATCGAAGAGATCATCGACTTCCTCGAGATCGAAAAAGTCCGAAAAAAACCGGTGGGAGCCCTTCCTTACGGCATACAGAAACGCGTGGAACTGGGTCGAGCCCTGGCCATGAAGCCCAGGATCCTGCTTCTGGACGAACCCGTGGCCGGCATGAACGTCGAAGAGACCGAAGACATCGCCCGCTTCATACTGGACATCAGGGACGAACTCGGGGTCACCATCCTGATGGTCGAGCACGATATGGGCGTTGTAATGGACATCGCCGACAGAGTGACGGTTCTGGATTTTGGCGTCAAGATCGCCGAAGGGACGCCTGACGAAGTTCAAGCCGATCCCGCCGTCATTGAAGCGTATTTGGGCAAAGAGGACGAGTTATGGGGCTGA
- a CDS encoding ABC transporter ATP-binding protein, protein MLEVNNIEVVYNDVILVLKGISLQVPPQGIVALLGANGAGKTTTLKAVSGVLSLQSGRLEAGSISFKQKFIHGLDPDVIVRMGVSMVPEGRRIFDELTVLENLVIGSYTRSNREHAKADLEAVFHYFPVLEDRAHQRSVYLSGGEQQMLAVGRAFMSSPELIMLDEPSLGLAPLLVQSIFKILKRINRERNAALLLVEQNARLALKFSSYGYIMENGKIVLDGPCELLMENEDVKEFYLGVAEDAGRKSYADVKHYKRRKRWLS, encoded by the coding sequence ATGCTCGAAGTCAACAATATCGAAGTCGTCTATAACGACGTTATTTTAGTGTTGAAAGGCATTTCGCTGCAGGTGCCTCCGCAAGGGATAGTGGCTCTTCTGGGCGCCAATGGAGCGGGCAAGACAACGACCCTCAAGGCCGTTTCCGGCGTTCTGAGTCTTCAGTCCGGCCGGTTGGAAGCCGGGTCTATTTCCTTCAAGCAGAAGTTCATACACGGCCTGGACCCGGACGTCATCGTCCGCATGGGAGTCAGCATGGTGCCGGAAGGACGGCGCATCTTCGACGAGTTGACGGTTCTCGAGAACCTGGTGATAGGCTCTTACACACGCTCGAATCGAGAGCATGCCAAGGCGGACCTCGAGGCGGTGTTTCACTACTTCCCGGTGCTCGAGGATCGCGCCCATCAACGATCCGTATACCTCTCGGGCGGCGAGCAACAAATGCTCGCGGTGGGCCGGGCGTTCATGTCATCCCCGGAACTCATCATGCTGGATGAACCCTCCCTGGGACTGGCGCCCCTGTTGGTGCAAAGCATATTCAAGATTCTCAAGCGCATCAATCGGGAACGGAACGCCGCTCTTCTACTGGTGGAGCAAAACGCAAGACTGGCGCTCAAATTCTCATCATACGGCTACATCATGGAAAACGGCAAAATCGTTCTCGACGGACCGTGCGAACTGCTCATGGAGAACGAAGATGTGAAAGAGTTCTACCTGGGAGTGGCCGAGGACGCCGGCCGCAAAAGTTACGCCGATGTGAAACACTACAAGCGCCGGAAGCGTTGGTTGTCTTAG